AATTCTTTATGGTCGCCTCAGATTTTCCTAGAATTTCTGCTACTTCTTTTGTTGTGTAGAAGGTTATCCCCAATATCTTCTTCACTTCTTCTTTCTTCCTTCTTATTTGCTTTATAGATAGGTATTATAGAAAATGTCTATTGAAAATTAAGAAAAAAATTGGAAGATAATCCTTTAGCCTAATACTTTTTCCGAAAAAGACTTAAAAATCTAACTTTTTCCACTTGACAACATCAATGGTTAGGGCTTATACGCTAACATTATCGTTAAATGGAGGGTTGTCATGAAAAACAAAGAACTTGCAAGAATTTTTGATAGATGGGCGGATATCCTAGAGTTTATAGGAGATAATCCATACCACGTAAGGGCTTACAGAAATGCTGCAAGACTTATTGGAGACCTTTCTGAAGATATAGAAATTCTAGCAAAGGAAGGAAAACTAACTTCACTTCCCGGAATAGGACAAAGACTTCAGGAAAAAATTTTGGAATTCTTAAAAACGGGAAAAATAGAGGAATTTGAAAAGTTAAAGTCTACCGTTCCAGATACCATTTTTACACTTCTTGATATTCCAGGAGTAGGACCAAAGACAGTAAAACTTCTTTATGAGAAATTGAACGTTAGAAGTTTGGAAGACCTAAAGAGGGCAATAGAAAGTGGAGAACTTTTAAAGCTTCCTGGCTTTGGGTTAAGAAAGGTAGAAAAGATAAGGAAAGGTATAGAACTTTTCGAAAAATCTTCAGGAAGAATACTTCTTGGAGTTGCCGTTTTCATCGCCGACAGAATTGTGAAAAGCCTTAAAGATAGTGAAGTAGTAGATAAAGTTTCCGTTGCCGGTTCGACAAGAAGAATGAAAGAAACGGTTGGAGATATAGATATTTTGGCAACCGGAGAAAACCTTCCAGCAATAATTGAAACTTTTGTAAACTTACCAAACGTTAAAGAAATTTTATGGAAAGGAAGTAAGAAAGCGTCTGTTATTGTTGAAGAAGGAGAACAAGTTGACCTTAGAGTAATTGAAAAAGAATCTTACGGATCAGCCCTTCAATACTTTACAGGTTCAAAAGCTCACAATATCCACCTTAGAACGATATGTATTAAAAAAGGATTAAAACTTAACGAATATGGTCTTTTTAAAGGAGATTTAAGAATAGCAGGAGAAACTGAAGAGGAAATATATGAAGCTCTTGGGATGGAATTTCCTCCTCCAGAAATAAGAGAAGACACCGGTGAAATAGAATTAGCCTTAGAAAGGAAACTTCCAAGATTTATTGACTACAAAGATATAAGAGGAGATCTACACATACACTCAAACTGGTCAGATGGTGCATCTACGATTGAGGAAATAGCACTAAAAGCAATTGAGCTAGGATATGAGTACATAGCGATTACAGACCACTCAAAATCCTTGAAAGTAGCAGGAGGACTTTCTGAAGAAGACCTACTAAGGAGAAATAAAGAGATAGACAAGCTTAACGAAAAATTTAACGGAAAAATAAAAATACTTAAAGGCGCAGAAGTAGACATACTACCAGATGGAAAACTTGACTACGATGATGAAATCTTAAAAGAACTTGATTTTGTTATAGCTGCAATCCATTCAAGGTTTTCTCAAGATAATACAGAGAGAATCTTAAAAGCTATGGAAAACCCGTTTGTTAACGTTATAGCCCACCCTACAGGAAGAATAATAGGACAAAGAGAAGGATATCCTCTAGACTTAGAGAAAATACTAGAAAAAGCTCAAGAAACCAACACAGCCTTAGAAATCAATGCTTATTACAACAGATTGGATCTTAAAGACGCTGATTGTAGATTTGCTACAAAGTTCAACGTTCTCTTAGTTATAAACACCGATTCTCACCATGTTGATCATATGTGGATGATGAAGCTTGGAGTTGGAACTGCAAGAAGAGGATGGGTTGGAAGAGAAAAAATTTTAAATGCTAAACCTATTGAAGAACTACTTAACTTTGTAAAGAGTAAAAGAAAAAAATTTGGGGTCTTATAGACTTGACATCTTTTCTCGTTAGCCTATATTATCCCACGTCGCAAGTGGGCCGCTAGCTCAGTTGGTAGAGCAACGGACTTTTAATCCGTAGGTCCCAGGTTCGAGTCCTGGGCGGCTCACCACTTAGTGCGTCCCCGTCGTCTAGCCAGGCCTAGGACACCGGCCTTTCACGCCGGCGACGCGGGTTCGAATCCCGCCGGGGACGCCATTACCATTTATGGGGCCGTAGCTCAGCTGGGAGAGCGTCAGGCTGGCAGTCTGAAGGTCGTGGGTTCAAGTCCCACCGGCTCCACCAAGAGGATGGGCCTGTAGCTCAGTTGGTTAGAGCATCCGGCTCATAACCGGACGGTCGGAGGTTCGAGTCCTCCCGGGCCCACCATTTTTTTATTTTTGGAGAAAGAAATGCCAGTCGATATTCTCCAAAAACTCATTTCTATCCCTTCCGTTTATGGAAATGAAAAAGAAATAGCGGATTTTGTTGAATCTTTCATAAGAGAAAAAAATCCTAAGCTTTCCTTAATAAGAAAAAACAATAGCATTATTGCTCATACTCCTTTAAACTCCAGTAAAAAAACGGTTGCTCTTGTAGGACATCTTGATACTGTTCCAGGAGAAAATGAATATACTGGAAAAATTTTAGATGGTAGGCTTTACGGTCTTGGTGCCAGCGACATGAAAGCTGGTGATGCTGTTATCTTGAAACTCATAGAAGATTTCTCAAAACAAGATACAAGATACAACCTGTTCTTCATTTTCTATGAAAAGGAAGAAGGTCCATACGTTGATAACGGTCTAAGGCATCTTTTTGAAGATTACATTGATCTTTTAAAGGAAATAGATTTCGCCTTTGTTCTTGAACCTACCGACAATGTAGTTCAAGTTGGATGTCTTGGAGTAATTCACGCTTGGTTTAAGTTTAAAGGGAAAAGGGCACATTCTGCTCGTCCCTGGGAAGGAGATAACGCAATTCATAAAGGATGGAGGCTTTTAAAGTTTTTAAAGGAATTAGAACCAAAGGAGTATAAGATTGGAACTCTTACTTATTACGAAGTCCTTAATGCAACAATGGTAGACTTTAACGGTGGAAGAAACATAATTCCGGAAGAATTTAGAGTAAATCTTAACTATAGATTTTCCCCAACAAAAACTATTGAAGAAGCTAAAAAAAACCTAATAGAGTTGAAAGATAAGGTTAACGCAGACGAAGTAGAATTTACAGACCTTTCTCCAGCTGCAAGACCTTGTATCGATAATCCAATTTTGGTGGAGTTTATAGAAAAATTCCAAACTCCAGTTGAACCTAAGCAGGCTTGGACGGACGTTGCCCAACTTTCCTATCACGGAATAGATGCTGTTAACTTTGGTCCGGGTCAACCACATCAGGCGCATCAAAGAAACGAGTATGTTGAAATAGAAAAGGTTAAAGAGTGCTACAGAATATTTAAAGCTTTCCTTTGCGAATAAAAGAACATACTTTTTCAAAATCTATAGCTTTCCTTTTACTTAGACCGTAGATCAAATGCTCACTTTTTGTAATTTTTACTTTCTCACCGATTATTTCTCCATCTGAAAGATCTATGAGGAAATACTTGGTAGTGAGTTCTGCATCTCCATCACAAACCTTACCTTTAAAGTTATTAATCCTTAATCTATTTTTCCTATTGATAACCTCTGAGGCTGTGCCATTAAAGACTACATATCCTTTTCGGGAATTAACAACCTTAATCTTAGAATGCGGAAAAGATAATCCTTGAAGTTTTAGAGTTTTTTTTTCGTATTCTATCTCTACCGATAATTTATCGTGAACGAATACTAAACGTTTATTTTCTGTCTGCTCTTTACTGAGTTCTCCATCTGTAGTGTTGTTTCTCAGGAAAAAGAAGAATAGAAGGACATTTACAGCAATAAGCACAATAGAAAGTATCTTTATAAACTGTTTTTTTCTCTCCATTATTCACTACCTTTGGAAAGAAAGGGAGAGCACCTTGAAGGTACTCTCCAAAAAAAAGTTTATTGAGTGCATTTATCAACTTTTAACCAGATTACGGGTAAATGACTATACTCTTCAAATCTCATCATGACTAACTCATTATTGTTAACAAATTCAACAGGTAAAAGGTCTACTTCTGCACTTTCTAAATGTATAAGATTCCAACCGCTATCCGTATTTATTGTGTAGTTTGAGCTAGAATCTTCAATGCCGTTTACATAGCGAGTCATTTTATTTTGAGTTGTATCAACGTTAACGCAAACGTTGGAATCTTTCCACGCCTTGATAGTACTGTCATAGAAATAAATTTTCCAGTTTCCGTCAATGTTTTCGTTAATTTCATCTAAGGAAGCAAAGGATAGAGCAAAAACTGGTCCCCAGCCTCCCATAGCAGGGTTATAGGATAAAACGATAGTATTATCGGATAAAAAGATCACTTCATCTGTAAGAAACTCAAAGAAAGTAGAATTATATTCATCATTGAGATAATATCTATCCTCTTCTTTGTTCAAAGTTGCATTTGGAATAATGCTATTATCCCAATAAATCATATAGAAAGAAGAACCTATCTCAGAATCTAAAAACGTGGAAACTGAACTTTCTGTAGGATAGATACCTATGAGAGGTGGATACGGATACACAGGAGCATAGTCATAACTCCAGTATTCATTATCACTTAACGTGTACCAAGTTTCATTATCATAACTTCTTTCATACATCTTTATTGATGGACTTAAAGATTGGTAGTAGGTGTATAGGTAGGAATCCTTTTTAAACCAAATTTCTCTTTCGTTGTCTTCACAAGTAGTATATTCTACCCATTCATCAGTACCAGTTGTAGAGTTGTAAACGTAATATCCTCCCTGCCATACTTCAGAACAAACGCTAAATTCCTTTACAAGTCCATTTTCTACATCTTGCCTTATTTTTGATCCATCAAGAGGATTAGAGAAGAGGTAAGATAAATCTACTGTTGCATTACTCTCTTTATCTGGAGACTCTATAACCGTCGATCCATACAAGCTATCCATAAGATCAGAAATTGTTATACTTGCTGTGTTTTCAATATCGGCTTTAACTGTATCCTCGTCTTTGTCGTCTCCCAAAGCGTTATAAAGAATAGACTGTGTAAAGTTATCTGCATTGTTAACATCATCTCCTACAGCTTTTAGATACCCTAAAGCTTTCTGGGCATCGGATTTTGCAGAAGAGATAAGAGAAGAGTCTACAAGTGTTAGTTTTTCTAAGTAAGGAAGAATTCCTTCTTCCGTTGAGTTTTCGTAAACACTCCAATCATAAGCTAAAAGGTACTCTAAGAAGGCTTTTTTAGATAGGAGGAGTCCTTTTAATGTGTCTAAGGTAGCTTTATCAAAAACTAAAGTTTGATTGTCTGCAATATCTGAAGGTATTGTGAATCTTAAGGTATCAGATACACTTTCAAGTTCCTTAACTGCTGTATTAAGATCACTTACTAAAGAGTTAACACTTTCTTTCCATTCCGGTAGAGAAACATCATTTACATCTTTTGTAGATTCTGAAATATCAAAGAGAGAGTTTGAACCGGGTATTATGTAAGATCCCAATTTACTGAGGAAATTATTATCTACAGATGTTCCAAGAACAGAAAGTGCATAAGCAACTTTCTTGGCGTCTGTATCTGTTTTTCCTTCAAGAAGCGTTCTAAGAAGGTCAAATCTTCCTTCTACGAGATAAGTTATAGCCTGTTCATCAGAAATGCTTTCTGTTGTAGCGTTTATGGTCTCAACAGCATTTTCTAAGGTTGATATAGTTTCATTAAGTGTTTCCTTCAAATCAGCAAAATCATCTGTTTCCGTAACATTTTCAGAAAAGCTTAATATGGTTTCTTTTAATTCTGTTTCATTTGCAGATTCTACAAGATCTACTGAAGTAATCGCTTCTGTAACAATATCAGCAAGTAGTTGAGTTGCATTTGTTGTATCTGTAGAAACCGTTGTGTTTAATGTTTCTAACTTAGATGCAATATTTTCAGCAACTTCCTCTACTACTTTAACTTTTAAATTTTCGTCTCCTACTTCTTTAGATATGGTATTAGTCGCTACAACTAAATTGGCAATAAACGCTTTTGCTGTTTCATCTAACGTATTCCATGCTTCGCCATAGTTTAGTTTTTCTGGTTCTTCTTCTATTCCTAAGTTCTTAAGTACTTCTTTTATTTCAGGTTTAACAGCTACTAAAGTGGTAAGAGGTGAAACAACTTCGCTGTCTTTTGGAGCTATAAGAGCTCCATTAACTTTTATTCCAAGGTCTATATCTGTAGCATTATCCATAATAGCTATTATTTCATTATAATCACAACTGGATGGAATGTTCAGTTTAGCAGTTCCATTTATAGAAATAGTAGAAGGTTCTCCTTTATCAAAAACTCTGTTTCTATTACAGTCTGCAAAAACTTTAGCTCCATCTACACGTCCATCAATAATGGTTACTTCTACTGCTTCAGTAGTTTCTTCTGCTGGGTTATCACTTGTAGTATCATTTGTACTGACTGAACATCCTCCAAATGTTAACCCAGAAACTAAAGTAGCTGTTAGTAATAGGAGAGTTTTTCTATTCCATTTTTTCTCTTTCTTCATAGTTCCTCCCTATTTTATTACTTTGTTATTCATTTTATCAAAAATTAGTAGTTTCTCTGAAATTTACATTTGCTTATATTTATAATAATTTATTCAAATCGGAAAGTGTAAAGTAACTGTGTTTTCTAAACTCTTCTCTTTCGTAAGGGAAATCACTCCTATAGTGACCTCCTCTGCTCTCTTCTCTTCTCATTGCACTTATTGCAATTGCGAGCCCTAAGGTTGCACTGTTTCTTACTTGCCAAGAAGAATTCGAATTTGCGATTTCGGAAAGTTTATCTATTGCTTTTGTTAAAGATTTGGCATTTCTAACGATACCAACGTAATTCCACATAATATCTTGAACATCTTTAAAAGAATATTCTTTTTTATTAATTGGCTCTTTTTCTTTTAGTTCTAACTTTACGGGACAGAAATCTTGGTGGAGGTACTGCCAATCTCTGTACACTCCGTAAGCAGTTCTTTCTCCAAAGACGAAACACTCAAGCAAAGAATTGCTTGCAAGTCTATTTGCTCCATGAACGCCAGTACAGGAAGCTTCTCCTACTGCAAAAAGTCCTTCTATCGAAGTTCTACCAAAGCTATCTACTGCAATTCCACCGATATAGTAATGAGCTACCGGAGTAATTGGAATTAGGTCTTTTTTGGGATTCAAACCTTTTTCTAAAAGTTCTGAAGTTATAGTTGGAAATCTTTTAAAGATATCTATGCCTTTACTCTCTATTGGTCTAAAGTCAAGATAAACATTTCCACCACATATTCTCTTTTGAGTTTCTATTGCTCTAGTTACTACATCCCTTGGAGCAAGTTCCCAAAGGTGGTGGTAGTCTCCCATAAACCTTCTGCCGTTTTCATCAACAAGGATTGCCCCCTCTCCCCTTACAGCCTCAGAAATGAGAAAGCAATCGGAATCGTCACAGAAAGCTGTAGGATGAAACTGAACAAACTCTAAATCCTGAAGTTTTGCTCCATACCTTAAAGCTATTGCTATTCCATCACCTGTTGAGGTAGGAGGATTGGTATTCTTTAGATAAATTCCAGCTGCTCCTCCCGTAGCAATGGCAGTAATTGGAGCATAGATAGCTTGTATTATGCCATCTTTTTCGTAAATCACTCCATAGCATCTATTGTCCTTAACGATAAGTTCTTTAACCTGAGCAAACTCTATTAAGTCCTGATTGTAGTTTTCAAGAAGAGCTCTTTCTACTTCCTCACCAGTTTTATCTTTGTAGTAAACAATTCTTGCTACCGAGTGTGCAGCTTCCTTTGTAAACTTTAATAAACCATTTTCCTCTTTTTCAAAATTTGCTCCCATTCGAATAAGATCAATTACTCTTTTAACTCCTTCCTCAACCAAAATTCTTGCAGTCTTTGTTTTTACAAGACCAGCTCCAGCCTTTACAGTATCGCTAAAGTGTAGTTCTGGACTGTCCTCTTTTGAAAGAGCTACAGCCACTCCACCTTGAGCAAGTTTTGTAGAACCTGTATCGGCAGTTTCTTTCGTCAAGACACACACTTTCAAACCAAGCTTAGAAAGCGTAATTGCACAAAACAGTCCAGCTGCTCCACTACCGACAATAACAGCATCATACTCTTTATAGGGAATCTTAGATGTATCTATTGATAAAAGACTTCTCACACTTCCTCCAATCACTGTCTAATAATAAATGAACCACTTAGTCCCATTCTTTTTAACCTTAGTTTAAACTGCTTTGCTTTTTTATAACTTGAAACAGGACCGGCTAATACCCTGTAATAACCATTGAGTTTTATAACTTTTGTTTGGATTCCGTACTCGTTAAGAATCTTATTCTTGTACTTAAAAGCATTTAATTTGTTCTTAAAGGCTCCAACTTGGACGTAGAACATTCCCCTTTCTAAATTTACAGATTTATATCCGTTGTTAACTTTTTTGCCAAGGACTACGAGCTTTACTTTAGCAGTTCCTTTTTTTAGCATTCCAAGTCTTTTAGCCGCTGCGTAAGAAAGGTCAATGATTCTTCCCTCAACAAAAGGACCTCTATCGTTTACTTTGACAATAACACTTTTTCCATTCTCAAGGTTTATTACCTTTACATAAGTGTTTAGAGGAAGAGTCTTATGTGCCGCGGTTAGCTTGTACATATTATATATCTCGCCGTTAGCAGTTCGTTTGCCGTGAAAACCGGGACCATACCAAGAAGCAACTCCATACTCAACGTATCCAGAAGGAACATCTTTAACACAGTAAGTTCTACCATTTACTTTGTAAGTAGACTCACAACCCGAACTAGGTTTAATAGGCTTAGCTGGCTGCCCAAAAAACTCATCCCTTCCCTTAAGGCTAACGCAACCCCACAAAAAGATAGAAATGATACAGAGAATCCAAGCTCTTTTCATGACAGCGAAATTTTATAATTTCCTAAGCAATTCTAAAATCAAATGGAGGGAAAAATGGAAAAGATTCTGGAATCTCTAGAAGGAATTGTTGAGGTAAAAGAAGATAGAGTGGAAATCCTTGACGAACAAAAAGTTAGAAGTGAGTTAATAGATAACCTTGTTTACACTGCTGTTTTTGGTAGTGAAGAAGAGAAGAAGACAGCTCGTTGGCTTATAAGAGCAATTGCTTTAGAGCTTGACGTAGTTCCAGCTTCTATTCATGATCTTTACGTGAACGGAATGGCTAAGGAAGAGATTGGAAAGTGGTTTACCGTTCCAGCTATGAACATAAGGGGAATGACTTACGATGTTATGAGACAGATTTTCAAAGTTGCCGTTAAAGAAGATATGGGATCATTCATCCTTGAAATCGCTAAATCCGAAATCGATTATACAGACCAAAGACCTGCAGAATACACAGCTTGCACTCTTGCTGCAGCTATCAAAGAAGGATTTAGAGGACCTGTGTTCATTCAAGGAGATCACTTCCAGTTTAACGCTAAAAAGTACGCAGAAGATCCAGAAAAAGAACTTGAAAACATTAAGGCTTTAACTAAAGAAGCGATTGAAGCCGACTTTTATAACATTGACATAGACCCTTCAACTCTTGTTGACTACAGTAAGGAAACTTTAAAAGAACAGCAATACCACAACTACCTTAACACAGCTAAAATGACTGCTTTCATAAGAGAAATTGAACCAGAAGGAGTTACTGTTTCCGTTGGTGGAGAGATTGGACACATCGGGGGTAAGAACTCAACTCCTGAAGAGTTTGAAGCATTCATGGAAGGTTATCTTGAAACATTAAAAGAATATGGAAACTACGCTGGAATAAGCAAGATAAGTGTTCAGACTGGAACAGAACATGGAGGAGTGCCTCTTCCAGACGGGAGTGTGGCAGAAGTAAAACTTGACTTTAGCGTTCTTGAAAAGATTGGAGAGGTTGCAAGGAAAAAGTACTCAATGGCAGGAGCTGTTCAACATGGAGCTTCCACTTTACCTGACGAACTATTCCACAAGTTCCCAGAAGTAAAAACGGCGGAAATCCACCTTGCTACAGGATTCCAGAACATAATCTACGATTACCTTCCAGAAGAGTTCAAAAACGAAATTTACAACTGGCTTAAAACAGAACTTAAGAATGAATGGAAAGAAGGTTGGACAGAACAACAGTTTATTTACAAGACAAGAAAGAAAGGGTTCGGAAAGTTTAAGAAGGAATTCTGGAACTTACCAGAAGAAGTTAAAGCTCCAATGATGAAAGCTCTTGAGGAAAAGTTTAGATTCTTATTCGAACTGCTTAACGCTTTTGGAACAAAAGAAATTGTTGAAAAGTACGTAAAACCTGTAAAAATTTACAAGAAGAAGCCACTCTAAGTCCGTTCTATGAAGGGGGAGCTCTTCCCCCTTTTCTATTTTCTTCCTAAAGCAAGAAATATAGGGTAATCTCTATTGTTTTTATGGATTACATTAACTATAACAATTTTGATATCTTTAAAACCAACTTCTTCATAAAGTTTCTTTATTTCATCTTCCGAAAAACCAAAGTGAAAAATACCTTCATTATTTGAGTGGAAACTTCCATCTTCTTTTTCTAACTCCGCAATGGCTATATAACCACCTTTTTTCCTTCCAACTTCTCCCCGGATCAATATTAATGACGCCTGAATCGATTCTAAAATCTAGAGATAATATCCTTTACTATTGGGAAAGTTATCATGAAAAGATGGGAAATCTTTTTATTTCTCAATTGCGAGTAGCCTTGGGTGAGTGTGAAGACTTTGACGAATATATAAATACCCTTTGCTAGAAAGCAGAATATTTAATAAATGACTTTGGTTTTGAACCTTGGAAGTAGAAGATTTTTTTAATCGTGATTTTCTTCGAGTGCGTGCTTTCAAGCAAATCTTTAAAGAAGTAATCTCGTAGAAATTGAAAAATTGAGCAGGTAAAAAAAACTAATAAGTTTCCCAAGCGTTGTCATTGTAGTAGTGGACAATAACAGGGCTGAAGATACTGTTTACTTCAATCTCTTTTTTCTTGGTCTTAATCCAACCCTTTGGAAAGACTAAGGAAGCAAGGAACATCTCTTTTGTCAGGACTTCAAGGTTAACGGTATTGAAGTTTACTTCTTTTATTTTCTTGTCGAGCTCCTCTTTTGAAAACTTGTAAGCTATCACAAATCCCCAGTCTCCAAAAGATGGAACGTCATAATGGTAAGGGAGAATATTAAAACCTGCTTTTTCTATCGTTTTTTCTATACAGGTAAAAGCATCTGGAGCAAAGTAAGGAGAAGTTGACTGAACCGCCATTATTCCATCCGATCTTAGGAGATAAAAGAGTTTTCTGTAAAACTCTACCGAGTAGAGCTTTGCAAGTTCTACCGTTGAAGGGTCTGGAAGATCAACAATTACAACGTCATATTTCTCTCTGATACCTCTCTTTAAGAGCTCCACCAAAAAAACATCCGCATCCGTATTGATAACTTTTACTCTATCGTTGAGAAAAGAACCTCTATTTATTTCAACGAGAGGCTCTCTTTTTGCTATTTCTATCATCTCTCTGTCAAGATCAACAAGCGTTATATTAACGTTGGAATACTTGAGAATTTCTCTCGCAACCAATCCATCTCCCCCTCCGAGAACAAGAACGTTCTTTCTGTTCCCCGCAAGATTCATGGCAGGATGAACAAGGAGCTCGTGATAAATCTTCTCATCGGCAGAGGAAAACTGGAGATTACCGTTTATGTAGAGTCTTATCTCTCCTGTCTTCTTGTTTCTCGTTATTGCTATATCCTGATACTTCGTCCTCTCGTGGAAAATTACAGGCTGGTTATAAAGAGGTCTTTGTAAAAACTTCTCTATCTTTCTGCTTAAAGTAAATCCAGCAATGTCAATGAGAAATACGAGAGCCACGAGCAAGTAGATTACTTTTTTGTATTGTATTCCTTTCTTTCTTTCAAAAACAAAGAGAGTAATAACTGCTACCAAAAGATTAGCTGCACTTGTGATGAATCCAGCCTGTACAAGGGAGAAGTGTCTTAAAATTATGTAAACCCAAACAAGAGCTCCAACAAAAGCTCCAACATAATCAGCAGAATAGATAAAGGAGATATTCTCACTCAATTTCTTTATGTACTTTTCATTTATCCTCAAGACAATCGGAATCTCAAGTCCAATGAGAAACCCTATAAAAGAAGCAGTCAGGTAGTAGATTAGCTCGTAGTTTTCAAGATAGGCAAAGGAGAAGTAGGTTATTACTACACTTAGTCCCCCAACAAGAGAAAGAACAGATTCTACAACGATAAACTTTTCTATAAGATTTCTATCTGAGATGTTCTTCTGATAATATCCTGCAAGCCCCATAAAAAGGAGCATTAGAGCAATGGTTATAGAAAACTGTTCTATGGAGCTCCCCATTATGTAGGATGAAGTTGTAGAAAGCAAGTATTCATAAATAAGTCCGGACGCTCCGGTCATAAAAATTGAAAGGGAAAGCCACAAGGCCAAGCTTCTAGCCATTCCCGAACTTCCTAAGCTATGAACTGATAGATGAACACGACAGAAATCATCGCCATTTCGATGAAGAGAGCTCTGAAGTAGTTATCGTCCTGAATAATCCTCTTTATCGTTGTTTCCCTAAGAATTAGAAGATCAATAAGAATCTTAAAGATGAGGAGCAGAATAACGGAAAAGATAAAGTAGATAAGAGTTAACATAACCATAGCCGTTAAAGACTTTTCCGGACTAAAAACGGAAGTTATGAGGAATGAAGTTATAATGTATAGAGAAGAAAGGTTGATACCGGCAGATATATTTCCTTTATAAATTAACTCTCTAAGATTGATTCCTTTGAGCTCGTATAATCTTTCGTAAAGGTAAATACTAAAGGTTAACAACAATTGTACGAGAAAGAATATTCCTAAAAGCTTTAAGATTAATCCTACCTGATCGATCTCTGGAGAAAAATAGTTGTTTATTACAGTTTCAACGACTATTCCCGTTGCTATGAGATTGGCAGTTTCAACCACTGCTAAGGAGAGATTCCCATTCTTTATTTCCAACAGATTTTTAACTTTATGAAAAATAACATAGTCATTGATAACGTGTCCCAAAGCCATAAGAAAAAGAGCAATTAGAGAATAGATACCTATGTAGAAAAGGTCTAACAACAACCCGTAAGATTCTCCTGTGTAAAGAGGAGACGTTGCCACTGCAAGAGCAAATATGAGAGCTCCACGTATTAAATTTTCAGTTTCGGAATGTCCAAGTCTAAAGAACAGTCTATAAAACTCAATAGTAAGAAAAGCAAAGAAAACAAAAGCCAAAAGATAAACGGAATTTATAACTGTTTCTTTCAGAGCTGTTGCTATAATCTCCACCATCAAACCCTCCTTTGTTGAAGATTTTCTACTTTCCACCACCTCCAAAAGCTCCGCCCCTTACCCTTACACCTGCTCTTCTTATCGAATAACCGGAGCCGGAATAAGTAGAAGAGGTGTATCTTTCTTTTACATCCTCGTAAACATCTCTATAGTCAATAGGTTTATACCTTCCTGTCCCAGTGTAGGAGTCTTCTCTATCTTTTCCAAAAAGGTCTGAAAGGAATCTATATATTCCATACCACTCCCAGAGAGAGCTCCCATCGTTGTTTACATAATGGCCGTAATTTGGATTACCTACGAATGCAGAGTAGATTTTTTTCGACTCAGAAATGATTTGTTCTCTGAAATAGCCTATCGGTTTGGCAGAAATGATAACTCCTTCTTTTGGATATGCTTCCCATTCTTTTTTATCCACTTCTACCCATTTGGTCTCAGTTG
Above is a window of Desulfurobacteriaceae bacterium DNA encoding:
- a CDS encoding class II fructose-bisphosphate aldolase, giving the protein MEKILESLEGIVEVKEDRVEILDEQKVRSELIDNLVYTAVFGSEEEKKTARWLIRAIALELDVVPASIHDLYVNGMAKEEIGKWFTVPAMNIRGMTYDVMRQIFKVAVKEDMGSFILEIAKSEIDYTDQRPAEYTACTLAAAIKEGFRGPVFIQGDHFQFNAKKYAEDPEKELENIKALTKEAIEADFYNIDIDPSTLVDYSKETLKEQQYHNYLNTAKMTAFIREIEPEGVTVSVGGEIGHIGGKNSTPEEFEAFMEGYLETLKEYGNYAGISKISVQTGTEHGGVPLPDGSVAEVKLDFSVLEKIGEVARKKYSMAGAVQHGASTLPDELFHKFPEVKTAEIHLATGFQNIIYDYLPEEFKNEIYNWLKTELKNEWKEGWTEQQFIYKTRKKGFGKFKKEFWNLPEEVKAPMMKALEEKFRFLFELLNAFGTKEIVEKYVKPVKIYKKKPL
- a CDS encoding polyamine aminopropyltransferase translates to MARSLALWLSLSIFMTGASGLIYEYLLSTTSSYIMGSSIEQFSITIALMLLFMGLAGYYQKNISDRNLIEKFIVVESVLSLVGGLSVVITYFSFAYLENYELIYYLTASFIGFLIGLEIPIVLRINEKYIKKLSENISFIYSADYVGAFVGALVWVYIILRHFSLVQAGFITSAANLLVAVITLFVFERKKGIQYKKVIYLLVALVFLIDIAGFTLSRKIEKFLQRPLYNQPVIFHERTKYQDIAITRNKKTGEIRLYINGNLQFSSADEKIYHELLVHPAMNLAGNRKNVLVLGGGDGLVAREILKYSNVNITLVDLDREMIEIAKREPLVEINRGSFLNDRVKVINTDADVFLVELLKRGIREKYDVVIVDLPDPSTVELAKLYSVEFYRKLFYLLRSDGIMAVQSTSPYFAPDAFTCIEKTIEKAGFNILPYHYDVPSFGDWGFVIAYKFSKEELDKKIKEVNFNTVNLEVLTKEMFLASLVFPKGWIKTKKKEIEVNSIFSPVIVHYYNDNAWETY
- a CDS encoding DUF350 domain-containing protein: MVEIIATALKETVINSVYLLAFVFFAFLTIEFYRLFFRLGHSETENLIRGALIFALAVATSPLYTGESYGLLLDLFYIGIYSLIALFLMALGHVINDYVIFHKVKNLLEIKNGNLSLAVVETANLIATGIVVETVINNYFSPEIDQVGLILKLLGIFFLVQLLLTFSIYLYERLYELKGINLRELIYKGNISAGINLSSLYIITSFLITSVFSPEKSLTAMVMLTLIYFIFSVILLLIFKILIDLLILRETTIKRIIQDDNYFRALFIEMAMISVVFIYQFIA